In a single window of the Thalassoglobus sp. JC818 genome:
- a CDS encoding Gfo/Idh/MocA family oxidoreductase, protein MTDKKCRWGVLGAAAIAMKNWDSIRNSGNGKLVAVASRSKERSEQFIDACQMSRPVADRPDAVEGYQTLLDRDDIDAVYVPLPTGLRKEWVIKAAQAGKHVMCEKPCAVSVADLREMIDACRENNVQFMDGVMYMHSKRLPAIRKVLDDENNLGQLRRIQTHFSFCAPEEFVQNNIRVSSELEPQGCVGDLGWYTIRMCLFVMNYQLPKTVSGRQLGEHGRADSPNPVPMEFVGELQFDGGVSAGFYNSFRTDHQQLVHVSGTKGNLQLHDFVLPYFGNELGFEVNKPVFNVDGCEFVMERHRTQHAVAEYSNNAPDAQEVNLFRNFSDLVLSGKVDPFWPEAALKTQIVMDACLESARQGGATIELTE, encoded by the coding sequence TGAAAAACTGGGACTCCATTCGCAATTCAGGGAATGGAAAGCTGGTCGCAGTCGCCAGCCGTTCCAAAGAACGCTCGGAGCAATTCATCGATGCCTGCCAGATGAGTCGACCGGTTGCCGATCGTCCAGATGCTGTCGAGGGATATCAAACGCTTCTCGACCGTGACGATATCGATGCTGTTTATGTTCCACTACCGACTGGCCTCCGCAAAGAGTGGGTGATCAAAGCTGCTCAGGCGGGCAAGCACGTGATGTGCGAGAAGCCATGTGCCGTTTCAGTTGCGGACTTGCGTGAAATGATTGACGCCTGCCGCGAGAACAACGTTCAGTTCATGGATGGGGTGATGTACATGCACTCCAAGCGACTGCCAGCGATTCGAAAAGTTCTCGACGACGAAAACAACCTCGGTCAGCTTCGCCGTATTCAAACGCACTTTTCCTTCTGTGCTCCTGAAGAGTTTGTCCAGAACAACATCCGCGTTAGCAGCGAACTCGAGCCGCAAGGGTGTGTCGGCGATCTCGGTTGGTATACGATTCGAATGTGTCTGTTCGTGATGAACTATCAACTGCCGAAAACCGTCTCGGGTAGACAACTCGGCGAACATGGTCGAGCGGACAGCCCGAATCCAGTTCCAATGGAATTTGTCGGGGAGCTTCAATTCGACGGAGGAGTTTCCGCCGGATTCTACAACTCATTCCGAACCGACCATCAGCAGCTTGTTCATGTCAGCGGTACCAAAGGGAATCTGCAACTTCACGATTTCGTATTGCCGTACTTTGGAAATGAACTTGGATTCGAAGTCAACAAGCCGGTCTTCAATGTCGATGGCTGTGAGTTTGTGATGGAACGTCACCGAACACAGCATGCTGTCGCCGAATACAGCAACAACGCACCGGACGCGCAGGAAGTGAATCTCTTCCGCAATTTCAGTGACCTCGTGTTAAGTGGAAAAGTCGATCCGTTCTGGCCGGAAGCTGCATTGAAAACGCAAATCGTCATGGACGCTTGCCTGGAATCGGCACGACAGGGTGGAGCAACAATTGAGTTGACGGAGTAA